A genomic window from Flavobacterium hankyongi includes:
- a CDS encoding RNA recognition motif domain-containing protein — MNIFVGSLPFSIDEADLRDSFGVYGAVESVKIITDKFTGRSKGFGFVEMTNDEEALKAIQELNGATVEGRTIVVNKSEPKPEGERRSFNNNRSGGGYGNNRGGSSNYGGGNNRGGRY; from the coding sequence ATGAATATTTTTGTAGGAAGTCTTCCATTTTCAATTGATGAGGCAGACTTAAGAGATTCTTTTGGAGTGTATGGTGCTGTAGAATCAGTAAAAATTATTACTGATAAATTTACAGGTCGTAGTAAAGGTTTCGGATTCGTTGAAATGACAAACGATGAAGAGGCTTTAAAAGCAATCCAGGAATTAAATGGTGCTACTGTTGAAGGTCGTACGATTGTGGTAAACAAATCGGAGCCAAAACCAGAAGGCGAAAGAAGAAGTTTCAATAACAACCGTTCAGGTGGAGGTTATGGAAACAACCGTGGTGGTAGTTCAAACTACGGCGGAGGTAACAATAGAGGAGGAAGATACTAA